From Aedes albopictus strain Foshan chromosome 1, AalbF5, whole genome shotgun sequence, one genomic window encodes:
- the LOC115257105 gene encoding phosphatidylserine lipase ABHD16A-like, whose translation MFSPITSEPMLLQGRTKLITEERGKRNKVKTSDGNEIDTVFIDNRNKSTNGRTLVFCSEGNAGFYEIGIMSTPIELQYSVLGWNHPGFAGSSGSPYPDQDQNAVDAVMQFAITDLGFTPDNIILYGWSIGGYSTLYAASQYPDVKGVVLDATFDDVLQLAIPRMPESLSNIVKIAIRDYINLNNTELISLYNGPVMLIRRTEDEIICSEDNNLATNRGNFLLINMLKFRFPNIFKADQENLAKDILGRPIEFMRDDSDELCLSLLMSYLTDNGNNGTSRSYPIEIGADYSSDQRDSMAKFLLRKHLQDFKSTHCTPLPAEYFKAPWEIPSDTDFVFT comes from the exons ATGTTTTCTCCCATTACTTCAGAACCTATGCTACTCCAGGGTCGTACTAAACTAATCACCGAGGAAAGGGGCAAACGCAATAAGGTGAAAACCTCGGACGGCAATGAAATCGATACGGTATTCATAGACAATCGCAACAAAAGTACCAACGGGCGTACACTGGTGTTCTGCTCCGAAGGCAATGCGGGATTCTACGAGATTGGCATCATGTCCACGCCAATTGAGTTGCAGTATTCGGTTCTAGGATGGAACCACCCCGGTTTTGCCGGTAGTAGT GGTTCGCCCTATCCGGATCAAGACCAAAATGCGGTGGACGCGGTGATGCAATTTgcgata actGATCTTGGTTTTACTCCTGACAACATCATCCTCTACGGTTGGAGTATTGGAGGTTATTCAACGCTGTACGCTGCCTCGCAGTATCCCGATGTTAAGGGAGTCGTTCTGGATGCTACCTTTGACGATGTGCTGCAGCTGGCAATACCGAGGATGCCGGAAAGTCTATCCAATATTGTCAAGATTGCCATCCGAGATTACATCAACTTGAACAATACGGAGCTGATTTCGCTATACAATGGACCTGTGATGTTGATCCGACGAACGGAAGATGAAATCATTTGCTCAGA AGACAACAACTTAGCTACGAACCGTGGCAATTTCCTACTGATTAATATGCTCAAGTTTAGGTTTCCTAACATATTTAAGGCCGATCAGGAGAATCTAGCAAAAGACATTCTTGGAAGACCAATCGAGTTCATGAGGGATG ATTCTGATGAACTTTGTCTGTCGCTACTAATGTCTTACTTGACGGACAATGGTAACAATGGTACATCCCGGAGTTATCCTATCGAGATTGGTGCCGATTACAGCAGTGATCAAAGAGATTCGATGGCCAAGTTTCTG CTGAGGAAACACCTGCAGGATTTCAAGTCAACCCACTGCACGCCGCTGCCTGCCGAGTATTTCAAAGCTCCCTGGGAGATCCCCAGCGACACGGACTTTGTATTCACCTAA